Proteins encoded in a region of the Triplophysa rosa linkage group LG14, Trosa_1v2, whole genome shotgun sequence genome:
- the cbln20 gene encoding cerebellin 20: MRALVMLSILGCALAQDRTFLWNGQGEPSQNDTNENVCLTDEASCGCCLMQQLMWRMETFFNMSLNELQRGLERAQGVLNNIRASRSAFSVALTDERLCVGPYREEAIVKYGSVFINVGDGYSTSTGTFVAPRSGVYNLALTVYSDAGAPGARLAACARLRLNGRTLAALSENNHQDQEDSVSAVIAVQLSAGDAVDVALPAGCFLCDDNNHYNTFTGFLLYATD; the protein is encoded by the exons ATGAGGG CCCTTGTGATGTTGAGCATCCTGGGTTGTGCGCTGGCACAGGACAGGACGTTTTTATGGAATGGTCAGGGAGAACCTAGTCAGAATGATACCAACGAGAACG TGTGTCTGACGGATGAGGCGTCCTGTGGCTGCTGTCTGATGCAGCAGCTGATGTGGAGGATGGAGACGTTCTTCAACATGAGTCTAAATGAGCTGCAGAGGGGCCTGGAGAGAGCTCAAGGCGTTTTAAACAATATTCGTG CCAGCCGCAGCGCCTTCTCCGTGGCTCTCACCGACGAACGCCTCTGCGTGGGACCGTATCGCGAAGAAGCCATAGTGAAGTATGGGAGTGTATTCATTAACGTGGGAGACGGCTACAGCACCAGTACTGGCACCTTTGTCGCTCCACGTTCCGGTGTCTACAACCTGGCACTCACCGTGTACAGTGATGCTGGTGCCCCGGGAGCCAGACTCGCCGCCTGTGCACGACTCCGGCTGAATGGACGCACGCTGGCAGCACTGAGTGAAAACAACCATCAAGATCAGGAGGACAGTGTTAGCGCTGTGATAGCAGTGCAGCTGAGTGCAGGGGACGCAGTGGACGTTGCTCTGCCAGCCGGTTGCTTCTTGTGTGATGACAACAACCATTACAATACTTTCACTGGCTTCCTGCTCTATGCAACTGATTAA
- the cbln18 gene encoding cerebellin 18 gives MKTLTVVPLCVLVILCLSSGSEASSALDLLRETAVSWAGGSLPCGGWDCECAFRRQQGCCCAAKPLFDLEEAIFMRMVGLWDGLSRLNNQVQEVTAGSRIAFTATMLPTARCLGPFTSNMSISYQSVSLNQGSGYNPALGTFTAPHAGLYSFSFTAYSRVGDADRLYQKVQLLMNGQVIASSWEDNREDSEDCSTQTVLLQLRRGCQVYVELLSGRQLCGDAQGNNAFSGYLLYPSTEE, from the exons ATGAAGACTCTTACAGTAGTGCCTCTGTGTGTTTTGGTGATCCTCTGTCTGAGCTCGGGCTCAGAGGCGTCCAGCGCCCTCGATCTCCTGCGCGAAACTGCTG TGAGTTGGGCGGGGGGGAGCCTGCCCTGTGGTGGATGGGACTGTGAATGTGCGTTCAGGAGACAGCAGGGGTGCTGTTGTGCAGCGAAGCCACTTTTTGACCTGGAGGAGGCCATATTCATGCGCATGGTCGGTTTGTGGGACGGACTTTCTCGCCTTAACAACCAAGTACAGGAAGTCACAG CTGGATCTAGAATAGCCTTCACTGCTACAATGCTGCCAACGGCCAGGTGTCTCGGGCCCTTCACCAGCAACATGTCGATCTCTTACCAGTCCGTCTCCCTCAATCAAGGCAGTGGATATAATCCCGCATTGG GTACATTCACAGCCCCACACGCTGGTCTCTACTCTTTCTCCTTCACCGCTTATTCCAGAGTGGGCGATGCAGATCGGCTTTACCAGAAGGTGCAGCTGCTAATGAACGGCCAGGTGATCGCTTCGTCCTGGGAAGACAACCGCGAGGATTCGGAAGACTGCAGTACTCAGACTGTGCTTCTCCAGCTCCGGCGTGGCTGTCAGGTTTATGTTGAGCTGCTCTCAGGCAGACAGCTGTGTGGAGACGCCCAGGGCAACAATGCTTTCAGTGGATACCTGCTTTATCCGTCCACTGAGGAATAA